A genomic stretch from Malus domestica chromosome 15, GDT2T_hap1 includes:
- the LOC103456387 gene encoding probable purine permease 5, with product MQPLLESGERMEEESPKPPVSLWGRVSALETRAREAYKSKPISHWILLVLSSGGMLIAFPASSLLSRVYYANGGTSKWIISWVAVAGWPLIALILLPTYFVCKTTPTPLNLKLTVSYIVLGLLSAADNLMYAYAYAYLPASTASLLASSSLVFSALFGHLLVNNKLNAAIVNAIFIITAAMTIIALDSDSDRYGNVTDKQYILGFVWDILGSALHGLIFALSELVFVKLLGRRSFHVVLEQQVMVSFFAFVFTTIGVIVNKDFQGMKNEAGIFKGGKSAYYLVLIWSVISFQLGVLGATAVLFLSSTVLAGVLNAVRVPLTSIAAVILLKDPMSGLKILSLIVTFWGFGCYIYGSSSASSSRDSS from the exons ATGCAGCCGCTGCTCGAGTCGG GGGAAAGAATGGAGGAGGAATCGCCAAAACCTCCCGTTTCATTATGGGGCCGGGTTTCTGCCCTTGAGACAAGGGCTCGGGAAGCATACAAAAGCAAGCCAATCTCGCATTGgattctccttgtccttagcaGTGGGGGCATGCTTATAGCGTTTCCTGCATCTAGTCTTCTTTCTCGTGTGTATTATGCCAATGGAGGCACTAGCAAGTGGATCATTTCATGGGTTGCCGTAGCAGGGTGGCCTCTGATTGCTTTAATCTTATTGCCTACGTACTTCGTCTGCAAAACGACCCCTACTCCCCTGAATTTAAAACTTACCGTTTCTTATATTGTGCTAGGTCTATTAAGTGCCGCTGACAATCTCATGTATGCTTATGCATATGCTTACCTCCCAGCATCTACCGCTTCTCTTCTTGCATCATCATCTCTAGTATTTTCTGCATTATTCGGGCACCTACTTGTGAACAACAAACTTAATGCAGCGATAGTAAACGCTATTTTTATCATTACAGCTGCTATGACCATCATTGCTCTGGATTCAGATTCAGACAGATATGGAAATGTAACTGATAAGCAATACATTCTGGGATTTGTGTGGGATATTTTAGGATCAGCACTCCACGGGCTTATTTTCGCTCTTTCAGAGCTGGTTTTCGTGAAGCTACTTGGTAGAAGGTCCTTCCATGTTGTGTTGGAGCAACAAGTCATGGTTTCTTTCTTTGCTTTCGTGTTCACCACTATCGGAGTAATCGTGAATAAGGATTTTCAGGGAATGAAAAACGAGGCCGGAATTTTCAAGGGCGGTAAGTCTGCTTATTACCTTGTTCTCATTTGGAGTGTCATCAGTTTCCAGTTAGGGGTATTAGGGGCTACTGCTGTGCTTTTCTTATCTTCCACCGTTCTCGCCGGTGTGCTGAACGCAGTAAGGGTTCCCCTCACCAGCATTGCAGCTGTCATATTGTTAAAAGACCCGATGAGCGGGTTGAAGATCCTCTCTCTGATTGTTACGTTTTGGGGCTTTGGCTGCTACATCTATGGCAGTTCCTCTGCATCTTCAAGTAGAGATTCCTCTTGA